A window from Triticum aestivum cultivar Chinese Spring chromosome 6D, IWGSC CS RefSeq v2.1, whole genome shotgun sequence encodes these proteins:
- the LOC123145359 gene encoding agamous-like MADS-box protein AGL80, with product MARKKVALRYIRNDSTRLNTLKKRTKNLMKKASEVATLCNAKACVLVYGEGTTVPEVFPSHAEAVAILNQFKSIPEVPQLKKTMDQETILSKRLVQLRHQVEKIRREREDREARILLHKAMVSGHLPGNIEELTTMAWKLELILKSLGERITKRSGQPLVYQAQAPYVTGGKDMGSSMYQALQQ from the coding sequence ATGGCTCGCAAGAAGGTGGCCCTCCGGTACATCCGCAATGACTCGACGCGGCTCAATACCTTGAAGAAGCGTACCAAGAACCTGATGAAGAAGGCCAGTGAGGTGGCCACATTGTGCAATGCCAAGGCCTGCGTGCTGGTGTATGGTGAGGGCACAACGGTGCCAGAGGTGTTCCCATCCCATGCCGAGGCGGTGGCTATCCTGAATCAGTTCAAGAGCATACCGGAGGTGCCACAGCTAAAGAAGACGATGGACCAGGAGACCATTCTTAGCAAGCGCCTCGTACAACTCCGACATCAGGTAGAGAAGATTAGGCGCGAGCGCGAGGACCGTGAGGCCAGGATTCTCTTGCACAAGGCCATGGTCAGCGGACACCTCCCAGGAAACATCGAGGAGCTCACAACCATGGCATGGAAGTTGGAGTTAATCCTCAAGAGCCTGGGGGAGCGCATCACGAAAAGAAGTGGGCAGCCGCTAGTCTACCAAGCCCAGGCACCATATGTCACTGGCGGCAAGGACATGGGGTCTTCGATGTATCAGGCGTTGCAGCAGTAG